The genomic segment CACGGCGGTCTCCTTCGGGGCGCGCGCCGCCCGCCGAACGGCTGATTCCTGCGGAACGGGCGGGTATTCGCGCTGTCCTGTTTGGTCAGTGGGATAGTGGCATGCATACTTGCTCGCGAAAGTACAGCGCATCCGCGCGAAGACTTGAGGAGACTGTTGTGAACAAGGCAGAGCTGATCGAGGCACTGGCGGCCCGGCTCGGCGACAAGAAGACCGCCACCACGGCGCTGGAAGCCGTGCTGGACGAGATCCAGCGCACCGTCGCCAAGGGCGGCAAGATCTCGCTGGCCGGCTTCGGTGTCTTCGAGAAGCGGGCTCGCGCGGCGCGCACCGCCCGCAACCCGCGGACCGGCGAGACCGTCAAGGTGAAGAAGACCTCGGTGCCGGCGTTCCGCGCCGGGCAGGGCTTCAAGGACGTGGTGACCGGCAAGAAGAAGATCGCCGCGGCGAAGAAGACCGGCGCGAAGAAGGCCGCCGCGGCGACCAAGACCGCGAAGGCCGCGCCCGCCAAGAAGACCACCACCGCGGCCAAGAAGACCACCGCGAAGAAGACCGCGCCGGCCAAGACCACGGCCAAGGCCGCGGCGAAGAAGACCACCGCGAAGAAGACCACGGCGGCGAAGAAGACCACCGCCAGCGCGGCGAAGAAGACCACGGCGGCGAAGAAGACCACCGCCCGCAAGACCGCCACCAAGTCGGCCGCGAAGCGCACCCCGCGCAAGCGCTGACCGTCCGAACCGGGCGGCGCCGTCGGTGCCGCCCGGATCCCCGAGGCACGTCGCCACGCCCGGGCGTGCCCCGCCGTACCACCCTGTGCCGGCCACCGGAACTCCCGGTGGCCGGCACGTTGTCTGTGGCATGGGCCAGAGCGGGGCGGTGTCGGGTCGCGGGCGCGCGGACCGCGTCGACCCGGCCGCACGCGGCCAGCGCCGGACCGCGGCAAGGGGACGCCGTCGGCCGGAGTTGTCCCGGTACATAGACTCCTGTGCATGGCTTCCGGTCCGTCGCTGGGTATCGACTTCGGCACTTCCTCCACCGTCGGCGTGTTGCGGCGGGCCGACGGCTCGGTGCGGCCGCTGCTGTTCGACGGCACGCCGCTGCTGCCGTCCGCGGTCTACCTGGAGCCGTCCGGGCAGCTGCTGACCGGCCGGGACGCGATCCACGCCGCACGGCTCGACCCGACCCGGTTCGAGCCGGCGCCGAAGCGGCACATCGGCGAGGGCACCGTGCTGCTGGGCGGCACCGAGGTGACCGCGATCGCGTTGGCCGCCGCGGTGCTGCGCCGGGTCGCGGTCGAGGCGACCCGGGTCAACGGCACCGCGGTGCGCGAGCTGACCCTCACCCACCCGGCGACCTGGGCCGGCCCGCGGCGGGACGCGCTGGTCCAGGCCGCACGCCGGGCGGGGCTGCCACGGCCCCGGCTGGTCGCCGAACCGGTCGCCGCGGCGAGCTACTTCACCGAGGTGCTGGGGCACCGGATCCCGACCGGCTCCGCGGTGGTGGTGTACGACTTCGGCGCCGGCACCTTCGACGCCAGCGCCGTGCTCAGCGGTACGCACGGCTTCGACGCCGCCGTGGTCGACGGGCTGGAGATCGGCGGCCTGGACATCGACGAGGCGGTCGTCGGCTGGCTGGGCACCCGGTACGGGGCGGCCGACCCGGCCGGCTGGCAACGGCTCACCGCCCCGAGCGCCACCGGTGACCGGCGGGCCCGCGAGCAGCTGTGGACGGATGTCCGCGCCTGCAAGGAGCAGCTGTCCCGGTCGTCGTCGGCGCAGCTCGCCGTCCCGGTCCTGGAGGTCGACGCGCACCTGACCCGGGACGAGTTGGAACGGTTGGCGTCGCCGCTGGTGGAGCAGACCATCACCGCCACCGCGGACGTGATCCGGGCCGCGAAGCTGACCCCCAAGCAGATCGCCGGGGTGTTCCTGGTCGGTGGCGGCAGCCGGCTGCCGCTGGCGGCCTCGATGCTGCACCGTCGGCTCGGCATCGCATCCACCGCGATCGAGCAGCCGGAGCTGGTCGTCGCCGAGGGCAGCCTGCGTTCCCCGGAGGCCGGTGGCGGCACCGAGACCCGGATCCTGCCCGCCCTGGCCAACGGGGCCCGGTCCGCCGCGGGCGCGGGGCCCGGTTTCGGCGCGGCGGGCGGGCAGTGGCCGGCCGCGCCCACCGCCGGCGCGCGGCTTCCGTCCGGGCAACCGATCCCCGCCGCGCCGCAGGCGTCCGCGCCGCAGGCGCCGGCGCCCCGGTCGGCACCGCAGGCGCCAGTACCGCGGTCGACGCCGCAGGCGCCGGTACCGCGGTCGCCGGTTCCCGCTCCGCAGCCGGCCGTGCCGCGATCGCCGGCCCCGCAGCTCCCGGTTTCGGCAGCCACGTCTGCGCCGCACCGCGGTTCGGCCAGCAGCGAGAGGGCCGGCGCCGCGGCACCCACGGCCACCCGGCGGATGCCGGCCACGCCGCGATCGACCGGGCGGTCGGCGACCGCCGCCGGGGCCGGCCGGCCGTACCGGAGCAGGCGGGGCCGCAGCCGCCAGGCGGTGCTGGCCGCGGTTCTGGTGCTGCTGCTGGCCGGCGGCGGCCTCGCCGCCTGGTACGGCTACCGCCGGGCCACCGCCGCCGATGGCACCAGGTCGTCGGCGGGCGACGGCCGGCCCGGCTTCGTACCGGCCGGCTGGCAGGTGGCGGTGCCCTCGCTGGACGCGCAGAACGGCTGGCACGACAACGATGGCACCGCCGGCTCCTGCCGGTTGAAGGGCGGCACGCTGACCGCGACCCGCACCCGCACCGCCGACACCGGCATGTTCAGCTGTGGCGGTGGCCAGACCCACTACCGGAACGTGGCGCTGGACACGAGGGTCAGGGTGCAGGCCGGCTGCGCCGGAATCTGGCTGCGCACCGGCGACGTGCACGGCTA from the Actinocatenispora thailandica genome contains:
- a CDS encoding HU family DNA-binding protein is translated as MNKAELIEALAARLGDKKTATTALEAVLDEIQRTVAKGGKISLAGFGVFEKRARAARTARNPRTGETVKVKKTSVPAFRAGQGFKDVVTGKKKIAAAKKTGAKKAAAATKTAKAAPAKKTTTAAKKTTAKKTAPAKTTAKAAAKKTTAKKTTAAKKTTASAAKKTTAAKKTTARKTATKSAAKRTPRKR
- a CDS encoding Hsp70 family protein; amino-acid sequence: MASGPSLGIDFGTSSTVGVLRRADGSVRPLLFDGTPLLPSAVYLEPSGQLLTGRDAIHAARLDPTRFEPAPKRHIGEGTVLLGGTEVTAIALAAAVLRRVAVEATRVNGTAVRELTLTHPATWAGPRRDALVQAARRAGLPRPRLVAEPVAAASYFTEVLGHRIPTGSAVVVYDFGAGTFDASAVLSGTHGFDAAVVDGLEIGGLDIDEAVVGWLGTRYGAADPAGWQRLTAPSATGDRRAREQLWTDVRACKEQLSRSSSAQLAVPVLEVDAHLTRDELERLASPLVEQTITATADVIRAAKLTPKQIAGVFLVGGGSRLPLAASMLHRRLGIASTAIEQPELVVAEGSLRSPEAGGGTETRILPALANGARSAAGAGPGFGAAGGQWPAAPTAGARLPSGQPIPAAPQASAPQAPAPRSAPQAPVPRSTPQAPVPRSPVPAPQPAVPRSPAPQLPVSAATSAPHRGSASSERAGAAAPTATRRMPATPRSTGRSATAAGAGRPYRSRRGRSRQAVLAAVLVLLLAGGGLAAWYGYRRATAADGTRSSAGDGRPGFVPAGWQVAVPSLDAQNGWHDNDGTAGSCRLKGGTLTATRTRTADTGMFSCGGGQTHYRNVALDTRVRVQAGCAGIWLRTGDVHGYFLAICADSVALHAISDTDPSETTALHTWPLSRSAIGRSIRIGVLARDDNFTVYANGRKLGAPVRDDQITTGRIDLGVFAPKHDATAVFTTARAWHPADAG